Proteins co-encoded in one Candidatus Eisenbacteria bacterium genomic window:
- a CDS encoding KH domain-containing protein, with translation MSDPARLKAFIEYCARNLVDHPDLVHVDERVTGQTAVYTLRVGPTDLGKVIGREGKTAHALRTLLSASASAGDRRAVLEIAD, from the coding sequence ATGAGCGATCCGGCGCGGCTCAAAGCGTTCATCGAGTATTGCGCGCGAAACCTGGTGGACCATCCGGATCTCGTGCACGTGGACGAGCGCGTCACCGGGCAAACCGCGGTTTACACCCTGCGCGTGGGACCGACCGATTTGGGAAAGGTGATCGGCAGGGAAGGGAAGACGGCGCACGCATTGCGGACGCTCCTCTCTGCGTCTGCAAGCGCCGGGGACCGGCGCGCCGTGCTCGAGATTGCCGACTGA
- the trmD gene encoding tRNA (guanosine(37)-N1)-methyltransferase TrmD, producing the protein MRFSILTLNPGFFSGSLDEGMIRIAREKGLLEVVMVPIRDFTSDRYGTTDDYPYGGGAGMVMKVEPIVRAYESVRRRAGADSPRMLVTSPQGRRFTQGWAQELKDAREIAVLCGRYKGIDERVISRLGAEEVSIGDYVLSGGEAAAIVILDAVARLIPGVLGDAESAEADSFSEPLLDAPVYTRPEEFEGRRVPEVLLSGNHERIRLWRRREALRRTWHRRPDLLLGRSLSDEDRSLLDEIKKEEEP; encoded by the coding sequence ATGCGCTTCTCGATCCTGACGTTGAACCCGGGATTTTTCTCGGGGTCGCTCGATGAGGGCATGATCCGGATCGCCCGGGAAAAGGGGCTCCTGGAGGTCGTGATGGTCCCGATCCGCGACTTCACGTCCGACCGCTACGGCACGACCGACGACTACCCCTACGGGGGCGGCGCGGGCATGGTGATGAAGGTGGAGCCCATCGTGCGAGCCTACGAGAGCGTGCGCCGGCGGGCGGGCGCCGATTCGCCCCGCATGCTCGTCACCTCCCCCCAGGGGCGCCGTTTCACGCAGGGCTGGGCGCAGGAGCTCAAAGATGCGCGCGAGATCGCGGTGCTCTGCGGGCGGTACAAGGGGATCGACGAGCGGGTGATCTCGCGCCTGGGCGCCGAGGAGGTCTCGATCGGCGACTACGTGCTCTCGGGCGGGGAGGCTGCGGCGATCGTGATTCTGGACGCGGTCGCGCGGCTCATCCCGGGGGTGCTGGGGGACGCGGAATCCGCGGAGGCGGATTCCTTTTCGGAGCCTCTTTTGGACGCTCCCGTGTACACTCGCCCCGAAGAGTTCGAGGGCCGGCGCGTGCCGGAGGTATTGCTGAGCGGAAATCACGAGCGCATCCGGCTGTGGCGGCGCCGCGAAGCGCTCCGCCGAACATGGCATCGGCGTCCCGATCTGCTCCTCGGGCGCTCGCTGAGCGACGAAGACCGATCGCTATTGGACGAGATAAAGAAAGAGGAGGAACCATGA
- a CDS encoding signal recognition particle protein yields the protein MFDELTTKLAGVFRKLTGRGRLSEQDVRDAVREIRRVLLEADVNLVVARDLCKRVETRAVGAELLQSVAPGQQVVKIVFDELVSALGGTSAAGTQFPSNRAAVVLLAGLQGSGKTTSAAKLASHWKERGKRVLLAALDLRRPAAVDQLEVLGRSIGAPVHADRSAKDPIRLAQEARSRADREGFDLLIADTAGRLHVDEELMGEVTRLQEALQPTETLLVLDGMTGQDAVQIAEAFTKSLRVTGFILAKLDGDARGGAALSLRAVCGAPIRYLGVGEKPDALETFHADRLASRILGMGDVVTLVERAQERLDHSKAEALEKKLRKEGFTLEDFLGQLQEMKKLGPLDELLKMLPGVKSPTQVSDQDLRRTEAIIQSMTRQERNRPQIIDGSRRKRIARGSGTTVQDVNRLLRQFDQARTMLKRFGGKRGRLPMGMS from the coding sequence GTGTTTGACGAGCTGACCACGAAGCTGGCCGGAGTGTTCCGGAAGCTGACTGGCCGCGGCCGGTTGAGCGAGCAGGACGTCAGGGACGCGGTCCGGGAAATCCGCCGGGTTCTCCTCGAAGCGGACGTGAACCTCGTCGTGGCGCGTGACCTCTGTAAGCGTGTGGAAACTCGGGCGGTAGGTGCCGAGCTTCTGCAGAGCGTCGCGCCCGGGCAGCAGGTCGTCAAGATCGTGTTCGACGAGCTGGTCTCGGCGCTCGGGGGTACTTCCGCGGCCGGAACGCAGTTTCCGTCGAACCGCGCGGCCGTGGTCCTGCTGGCCGGGCTTCAGGGTTCTGGCAAGACCACGAGCGCGGCGAAGCTCGCGAGCCACTGGAAGGAGCGCGGCAAGCGCGTCTTGCTCGCGGCCTTGGATCTGAGGCGCCCGGCGGCGGTCGACCAGCTCGAAGTGCTCGGCCGATCGATTGGGGCGCCGGTCCATGCAGACCGGAGCGCGAAGGACCCCATCCGTCTTGCCCAAGAGGCCCGGTCTCGGGCGGATCGGGAGGGCTTCGACCTTCTGATCGCGGACACGGCGGGCAGGCTCCACGTGGACGAGGAGCTGATGGGCGAAGTGACCCGGCTTCAGGAGGCGCTCCAGCCGACCGAAACGCTCCTTGTTCTGGACGGAATGACGGGCCAGGACGCGGTCCAGATCGCCGAAGCCTTCACGAAGAGCCTTCGAGTGACCGGGTTCATTCTTGCGAAGCTGGACGGAGACGCGCGGGGCGGAGCCGCCCTCTCGCTGCGGGCGGTCTGCGGCGCGCCGATCCGCTATCTGGGCGTGGGTGAGAAGCCCGATGCGCTCGAGACGTTTCACGCGGACCGGCTCGCGTCGCGCATCCTGGGCATGGGGGACGTCGTGACGCTGGTGGAGCGCGCCCAGGAGCGGCTCGATCACTCCAAGGCCGAAGCGCTCGAAAAGAAGCTTCGCAAGGAGGGGTTCACGCTCGAGGATTTTCTCGGGCAGCTTCAGGAGATGAAAAAGCTCGGTCCGCTCGACGAGCTCTTGAAGATGCTCCCCGGGGTGAAGAGCCCGACCCAGGTCAGCGACCAGGATCTCCGGCGGACGGAGGCGATCATCCAATCGATGACGCGTCAGGAGCGAAACCGGCCCCAGATTATCGACGGCAGCCGCCGCAAGCGGATCGCTCGCGGCAGCGGCACCACGGTGCAGGATGTGAACCGCCTGCTCCGGCAATTCGACCAGGCGCGAACGATGCTGAAGCGTTTCGGCGGAAAGCGCGGGCGGCTCCCGATGGGGATGTCGTAG
- the rpsP gene encoding 30S ribosomal protein S16 — protein MSVVIRMKRAGAKKRPFYRVVVADSRFARDGRYIEQLGYYDPLTEPAKFHVDAGRFEQWIRRGARPSESVGVMMAKHAPGALRPAPLPLEPRPEGAEVKAPEAKPKKAKKAKGVAKAARKAKPVTKGSQKKAKTRAKAKAKKATGGPKAKAAKKPKK, from the coding sequence ATGTCAGTCGTCATTCGCATGAAGCGGGCGGGCGCCAAGAAACGCCCGTTCTACCGCGTCGTCGTCGCGGATTCGAGATTTGCGCGCGACGGCCGCTACATCGAGCAGCTGGGTTATTACGACCCCCTGACCGAGCCGGCGAAGTTTCACGTCGATGCGGGAAGGTTCGAGCAGTGGATCCGCCGCGGCGCGAGGCCCTCGGAGTCCGTCGGGGTGATGATGGCGAAGCACGCGCCCGGGGCGCTTCGTCCGGCGCCGCTCCCCCTCGAACCCCGGCCCGAGGGGGCCGAGGTGAAGGCGCCGGAAGCGAAGCCCAAGAAGGCGAAGAAGGCGAAGGGCGTCGCCAAGGCGGCTCGCAAGGCGAAGCCGGTCACCAAGGGGAGCCAGAAGAAAGCCAAGACCCGGGCCAAGGCCAAAGCCAAGAAGGCGACCGGCGGGCCCAAGGCGAAGGCGGCGAAGAAACCGAAGAAATGA
- the rimM gene encoding ribosome maturation factor RimM: MRLQAPGTGAPCSRLPTERPEEPILVGSIARAHGIKGEVVVDVWSDAPERFAPGGRVTARLVGGMERPLTVRAARPFGERLLLSFEGVATRTEAEALRGADLTIPRRDVAALPDGTHYRFELLGLRVLTREGSELGTVADIFSTGSNDVIVVRGSRGETLLPFLASVVLSIDLERGEMTVEVPPGLSE; encoded by the coding sequence CTGCGTCTGCAAGCGCCGGGGACCGGCGCGCCGTGCTCGAGATTGCCGACTGAGCGACCCGAGGAGCCGATTCTGGTGGGCTCGATCGCGCGGGCTCACGGGATCAAGGGCGAAGTTGTCGTGGACGTCTGGAGCGACGCCCCCGAGCGGTTTGCGCCGGGAGGAAGGGTCACGGCGCGCCTCGTGGGCGGCATGGAGCGGCCGCTGACCGTTCGGGCCGCGCGCCCGTTCGGGGAGCGGCTCCTCCTGAGCTTCGAGGGAGTCGCGACACGCACCGAGGCGGAGGCGCTCCGAGGCGCCGATCTCACGATCCCCCGCCGGGACGTGGCGGCGTTGCCGGACGGGACGCATTACCGCTTCGAGCTGCTCGGGCTTCGCGTCCTCACCCGCGAGGGCTCGGAGCTCGGCACGGTCGCGGACATCTTCTCGACGGGCAGCAACGACGTCATCGTCGTACGGGGTTCACGGGGCGAGACCTTGCTCCCGTTCTTGGCGAGCGTCGTCTTGTCGATCGACTTGGAGCGCGGCGAGATGACGGTGGAGGTTCCGCCCGGGCTGAGCGAGTAG
- a CDS encoding 50S ribosomal protein L19: MSTVERFENRFKTDRKMEFAPGDTIKVYVRVIEGEKERSQVFQGVVTSIRGSGMRQSFTVRKVSGGVGVERTFPLHSPAVAKIDLARKGKVRRAKLFYLRGKRGKSAKVGEREKLNPESA, translated from the coding sequence ATGAGCACGGTGGAGCGGTTCGAAAACCGATTCAAGACGGATCGGAAGATGGAGTTTGCTCCCGGCGACACGATCAAGGTCTACGTGCGCGTCATCGAAGGAGAGAAAGAGCGCTCCCAGGTCTTCCAGGGCGTGGTCACCAGCATCCGCGGAAGCGGGATGCGACAGAGCTTCACGGTCCGCAAGGTATCCGGAGGTGTCGGCGTCGAGAGGACGTTCCCGCTCCATTCCCCGGCCGTGGCCAAGATCGACCTGGCCCGCAAGGGGAAGGTTCGCAGGGCGAAGCTCTTCTACTTGAGGGGGAAACGGGGCAAGTCGGCGAAGGTCGGCGAGCGCGAGAAGCTGAACCCCGAGAGCGCCTAG
- the uvrA gene encoding excinuclease ABC subunit A, translated as MPSPKMIEEAGFVRLYGARQNNLKNIDVEFPHASLTVVTGVSGSGKSSLAFDTIYAEGQRRYVECVSTYAKQFLERLPRPDYDRVDGLAPALAIRQGAAAQTGRSTVGTVTEVADHLRLLLARVGETVCGRCGTKVPRHSVDSVLEAILARGREEVTLWFELPAQGRESAKQLWGLALARGFVRARSGSVAPPRARGATASARPGWARLDEAMPKGFASPIQIYVDRLLPAPENRTRLRESLEIAWREGHGRVFVERETGETLCYHDGRTCERCGREFPEPLPQLFSFNSPYGACPECRGFGNILTFTLRRVVPDPGKSVMEGALDPWANSWRAHFLPKLKAVSERHGIPLDRPFRSLSKEHRKILLDGAPGFRGVFPFLERLREKAYKSSARFLVKRYQEAVLCATCAGNRLKPEALEVYVGGKNIAQLAAMTVGELRTFLTTLQLDSAREQVAATILAELRGRLEYLAETGLHYLTLDRPSKTLSGGEAQRIELANALGGSLSHALYVLDEPTVGLHPRDTERLIRVLRRLQGRKNTLLVVEHDPDVIQSADYVLELGPGAGERGGRVLYQGPREGWPGRDLVAAEWAGAIADASSEPYGRAKKAAWIEIRGAREHNLKGIDVRIPIGAIVGVCGVSGSGKSTLVEEILWRAAARAAGEDPPEAGAHGSVTGLDSFDRVALVDQTPVMRSLRSNPVTYVKAFDRIRERYARTPLARQRGYSPGTFSFNVKGGRCERCEGAGVDRVEMYFLADLWVPCEACGGRRYRADVLEVKVHGLSLDQLLDRTVEETLALFQGETEIQEPLWVLERVGLGYLRLGQPLSTLSGGEVQRLKLARELSDRGSAATLYLLDEPTVGLHRKDVLVLLRVLRELKRRGSTVVLVEHNLDLLAACDYLIELGPEGGEAGGYLVAEGSPDEIARNEASLTGRYLRKTAACA; from the coding sequence GTGCCCAGCCCCAAGATGATCGAGGAAGCGGGTTTCGTCCGGCTTTACGGGGCCCGCCAGAATAATCTCAAGAACATCGACGTCGAGTTCCCCCACGCCTCCCTGACCGTCGTGACCGGCGTCAGCGGCTCCGGAAAGTCTTCCCTCGCGTTCGACACGATCTACGCCGAAGGCCAGCGCCGGTACGTCGAATGCGTGTCTACCTATGCGAAGCAGTTTCTGGAGCGCCTTCCCCGCCCCGATTACGACCGGGTCGATGGGCTCGCCCCGGCGCTTGCGATTCGCCAGGGTGCGGCGGCCCAAACGGGCCGGTCCACGGTCGGGACGGTTACCGAAGTCGCCGACCACCTGAGGCTCCTGCTCGCCCGCGTGGGGGAGACGGTCTGCGGCCGATGCGGGACGAAGGTCCCCCGGCACAGCGTGGATTCGGTCCTGGAGGCGATTCTCGCGCGCGGCCGCGAAGAGGTGACGCTCTGGTTCGAGCTTCCAGCCCAAGGCAGGGAGAGCGCCAAGCAGCTCTGGGGCCTCGCGCTTGCGCGGGGCTTCGTCAGGGCGAGATCGGGCTCGGTTGCGCCGCCTCGCGCGCGGGGCGCCACCGCGTCGGCCCGTCCGGGCTGGGCGCGGCTCGACGAGGCGATGCCCAAAGGTTTCGCGTCCCCGATCCAGATTTACGTAGATCGGCTCCTGCCGGCACCGGAGAACCGGACGCGTCTTCGCGAGAGCCTGGAGATCGCCTGGCGCGAAGGGCATGGGCGCGTCTTCGTGGAGCGCGAGACAGGGGAGACCCTCTGCTACCACGACGGCAGGACCTGCGAGCGGTGCGGGCGCGAGTTTCCGGAGCCCCTCCCCCAGCTCTTCTCGTTCAACAGCCCCTACGGCGCCTGCCCCGAGTGCCGCGGTTTCGGGAATATCCTGACCTTCACCCTACGTCGGGTTGTGCCCGATCCGGGGAAGTCGGTGATGGAAGGGGCGCTCGACCCATGGGCCAATTCCTGGCGCGCCCATTTTCTTCCGAAGCTGAAGGCGGTGTCCGAGCGCCACGGCATTCCACTCGACCGGCCCTTCCGCTCGCTCTCCAAGGAACACCGAAAGATCCTTCTCGACGGAGCGCCGGGATTTCGTGGGGTGTTTCCATTCCTCGAGCGGCTCCGGGAGAAGGCGTACAAGTCGAGCGCGAGATTCCTCGTGAAGCGCTACCAGGAAGCTGTCTTGTGCGCCACCTGCGCCGGCAACCGGCTCAAGCCGGAAGCGCTGGAGGTCTACGTGGGAGGCAAGAATATCGCCCAGCTGGCCGCGATGACCGTCGGCGAGCTGCGCACCTTCCTCACCACGCTTCAACTCGATTCCGCGCGCGAGCAGGTCGCGGCCACGATTCTCGCCGAGCTTCGAGGGCGGCTCGAGTATCTGGCCGAGACCGGGCTCCACTACCTCACGCTCGATCGACCCTCCAAGACCCTGTCCGGAGGGGAGGCGCAGCGAATCGAGCTGGCGAACGCTCTGGGGGGGAGCTTGAGCCACGCGCTCTACGTCCTGGACGAGCCGACCGTTGGACTTCATCCGCGTGACACAGAGCGTCTGATTCGGGTCCTGCGCCGGCTCCAGGGGCGGAAGAACACGCTTCTCGTCGTAGAGCACGACCCCGACGTCATCCAATCCGCCGACTATGTCCTGGAATTGGGACCGGGAGCGGGGGAACGAGGAGGCCGTGTGCTCTATCAAGGGCCCCGAGAGGGCTGGCCCGGACGCGACCTAGTCGCCGCGGAATGGGCCGGGGCGATCGCCGACGCGTCGTCGGAGCCCTACGGCCGCGCGAAGAAGGCGGCGTGGATCGAGATTCGCGGCGCGCGCGAGCATAATTTGAAAGGGATCGACGTGAGGATTCCTATCGGGGCGATCGTCGGCGTGTGCGGCGTCTCTGGATCCGGAAAATCTACCCTGGTCGAAGAGATCCTCTGGCGCGCCGCCGCCCGCGCCGCTGGGGAAGACCCGCCGGAGGCCGGAGCGCACGGTTCGGTGACCGGCCTCGACTCGTTCGACCGGGTCGCGCTCGTGGACCAGACCCCGGTGATGAGGTCCCTGCGCTCGAACCCGGTGACCTACGTCAAAGCGTTCGACCGGATTCGCGAGCGGTACGCCCGCACTCCGCTCGCCCGGCAGCGCGGGTACTCACCCGGGACCTTCTCCTTCAACGTGAAAGGCGGCCGCTGTGAGCGTTGCGAAGGAGCGGGAGTCGACCGGGTCGAGATGTATTTTCTCGCGGATCTTTGGGTACCGTGCGAGGCGTGCGGAGGGAGAAGGTACCGCGCCGACGTGCTCGAGGTGAAGGTGCACGGGCTCTCGCTCGACCAGCTCCTGGACAGGACGGTCGAGGAAACGCTGGCGCTCTTCCAGGGGGAGACCGAGATCCAGGAGCCGCTCTGGGTGCTCGAGCGGGTCGGGCTGGGCTACCTGAGGCTCGGACAGCCGCTCTCCACCTTGAGCGGCGGCGAGGTCCAACGGCTCAAGCTCGCGCGCGAGCTCTCCGATCGGGGCTCGGCCGCGACGCTCTACTTGCTCGATGAGCCAACCGTCGGCCTTCACCGCAAGGACGTGTTGGTGCTGCTCCGCGTGCTTCGCGAGCTGAAGCGCCGCGGCTCGACGGTGGTTCTCGTCGAGCACAACCTCGATCTTCTCGCGGCGTGCGATTACCTGATCGAGCTGGGGCCGGAGGGCGGGGAGGCTGGCGGATATCTCGTCGCGGAGGGATCGCCGGACGAGATCGCCCGGAACGAAGCCTCGCTGACGGGGCGCTATCTGAGGAAGACCGCCGCCTGCGCGTAG